The proteins below come from a single Prolixibacter sp. NT017 genomic window:
- a CDS encoding DUF6544 family protein codes for MSIVLMILAGIVVLSLLVILTGSLVFRGKISREVNRLMSADESSLPGVIRADKLNGLPEPVKRYLNYAGVVNKRELLRLRISQKGEIRTDKEQKWMPFRAEQFVSTTKPGFLWRANTFPILVRDMFDGKKGSMRINFLGLRNLAIAETREIDQGSLMRYLGEMVWYPTAFLSDKITWHPMDENSAMAVIKAGNTTAEGVFHINALGQVEMFTAKRYREIHGHFELDKWMAQMEEYRDAAGFMIPFKGTVSWKLPEGDLDYFRFELTGYHRIS; via the coding sequence ATGAGCATTGTATTAATGATTCTTGCCGGAATTGTTGTTTTGTCACTGTTGGTTATTCTCACCGGTTCGCTGGTGTTCAGAGGAAAAATATCGCGGGAAGTAAACCGCTTGATGTCAGCCGATGAAAGCTCACTTCCAGGAGTGATTCGGGCCGACAAACTTAATGGGCTTCCCGAACCTGTCAAACGCTATCTGAATTATGCCGGAGTTGTGAATAAAAGAGAGTTGCTGCGTCTGCGCATCAGCCAGAAGGGCGAAATCAGGACGGACAAAGAACAGAAATGGATGCCGTTCAGAGCGGAGCAATTTGTCTCAACAACGAAGCCCGGATTTCTGTGGCGGGCCAATACATTTCCCATCCTGGTAAGAGATATGTTCGATGGTAAAAAAGGAAGTATGCGCATCAATTTCTTGGGCTTGCGCAATCTGGCCATTGCCGAAACCCGCGAAATCGATCAGGGTTCGCTTATGCGCTACCTGGGTGAAATGGTTTGGTATCCCACAGCTTTTTTGAGCGACAAAATAACCTGGCACCCAATGGACGAGAATTCAGCCATGGCAGTGATCAAAGCAGGTAATACAACTGCGGAGGGCGTATTTCATATTAATGCATTGGGGCAGGTAGAAATGTTTACTGCCAAACGCTACCGCGAAATACACGGTCACTTCGAGCTGGATAAATGGATGGCTCAGATGGAAGAATACCGCGATGCAGCGGGTTTTATGATACCGTTTAAAGGAACCGTTTCGTGGAAACTTCCGGAAGGAGATTTGGATTATTTCCGGTTCGAACTGACTGGCTACCACCGAATTTCCTGA
- a CDS encoding LA_2272 family surface repeat-containing protein — protein MNKIYFLLATMLFFLIVAKKSEAQTEKKAQLTFFYPIGSSGLSSTDHNYKFSFNTIYGMTGGVNGFELGSVGNIVKGNVNGFQLAGVFNIVAAKSTTGIIQATADTSQTMNGVQLAGVSNMVKGNQKGWQIAGVCNTTTENSSGVVVSGLSNITRKDVNGAMVSGVFNSARTLKGLQLSTINIATKRVKGAQIGVVNITPRGKGFQLGVVNIGQAVSDSIIPLGVINIFRDGYYAFELSTDERLFSQISYKMGVEKLYTIFQFGVNFRNSTQFYSAGAGLGTIFNITSKHKINLELITTQFFEHDFKYIPDFLNQANLDYQYDLTKHIALKIGPTFNCYIEKNSKKTTDPFRIPYSIIEGKGRYHTTSLWIGANAGVVIKL, from the coding sequence ATGAACAAGATTTATTTCTTATTAGCCACGATGCTGTTCTTTTTGATCGTTGCAAAAAAATCTGAAGCTCAGACCGAAAAGAAAGCTCAATTGACATTCTTCTACCCCATTGGCTCCTCTGGCCTCAGTTCAACTGACCACAATTATAAATTTTCATTCAATACTATCTATGGAATGACTGGTGGTGTGAACGGCTTCGAATTAGGTTCTGTTGGGAATATTGTTAAAGGTAATGTGAACGGCTTTCAATTGGCCGGGGTTTTCAACATCGTTGCTGCTAAAAGTACGACTGGAATAATCCAGGCCACGGCGGACACCAGCCAAACAATGAATGGAGTGCAACTTGCCGGAGTAAGTAATATGGTGAAGGGAAACCAAAAAGGATGGCAAATAGCCGGAGTTTGCAACACAACTACCGAAAACAGTTCCGGCGTTGTCGTTTCGGGCCTTTCAAACATCACCCGGAAAGATGTAAACGGAGCAATGGTTTCGGGTGTATTCAATTCCGCCAGAACGTTAAAAGGGTTGCAGCTATCGACCATTAATATTGCTACGAAACGTGTAAAAGGAGCTCAAATTGGAGTGGTGAATATTACACCAAGAGGAAAGGGATTCCAGTTAGGCGTTGTCAATATTGGACAGGCAGTGAGTGACTCCATTATACCTCTCGGGGTGATTAACATTTTTAGGGATGGTTATTATGCTTTCGAATTGTCGACAGATGAAAGATTGTTCAGCCAGATTTCTTACAAAATGGGAGTCGAAAAGCTATATACCATTTTTCAGTTTGGCGTTAACTTTCGTAACAGTACGCAGTTTTACAGTGCTGGGGCGGGCCTTGGAACCATCTTTAATATCACATCTAAGCACAAAATCAATCTCGAGCTCATTACTACTCAGTTCTTTGAGCATGATTTTAAATACATACCTGATTTCCTGAATCAAGCTAATCTGGATTATCAATACGATTTGACCAAACACATCGCGCTAAAAATCGGACCGACATTCAACTGTTATATTGAAAAGAACAGCAAAAAGACGACCGATCCGTTCCGGATCCCCTATTCGATTATTGAAGGCAAAGGCCGTTATCACACAACCTCCTTATGGATTGGCGCAAACGCGGGAGTAGTAATCAAGTTATAA
- a CDS encoding FecR family protein — protein sequence MNNTPKHIDDALLAKFLSGEATLTEKEMVSVWMEESEQNRAYFESFATIWLNSTTDERKRPNPDVAWENVESRLRTPMYKIILPYVGAVAAILIVALFLFTPEKSDKVTFTADNQSQKEVLPDGTEVILNPGSKLDYFFNKKSNIRTARLSGKAFFHVKRDTMHAFIVETLYGQVEVLGTQFKVNVVRNDGVYVDVLSGVVKLTKPKVNFITLRKGESGFIPANDYRIRETKQNPSEFFSIDKTLIFNNVPLNKVFSNLEECYPVRFRIDEGVNTNLRFTSQFKDNSINEILNVIGQTYGLRYEKSNHEYYITLKK from the coding sequence GTGAATAACACGCCGAAACATATCGATGATGCTTTATTAGCCAAATTTCTGTCGGGCGAAGCAACTTTGACCGAAAAGGAAATGGTTTCCGTATGGATGGAAGAATCGGAGCAGAACCGGGCTTATTTTGAAAGTTTCGCGACCATTTGGTTGAACAGCACGACTGATGAAAGAAAGCGTCCAAACCCCGATGTTGCATGGGAGAATGTAGAATCCAGGCTTCGTACACCGATGTACAAAATCATTCTGCCTTACGTGGGAGCGGTCGCTGCCATCCTAATTGTTGCTCTTTTCCTCTTCACTCCGGAAAAGTCTGACAAAGTAACATTTACAGCCGACAATCAGTCTCAAAAGGAAGTTCTGCCGGACGGAACGGAGGTCATTCTCAATCCTGGCTCAAAGCTTGACTACTTTTTTAATAAAAAATCAAATATCCGAACAGCCCGCCTGAGCGGAAAGGCCTTCTTTCATGTAAAAAGAGATACGATGCATGCGTTTATCGTTGAAACTCTTTATGGCCAGGTAGAGGTTCTTGGGACACAGTTTAAGGTAAATGTAGTAAGAAATGACGGCGTTTATGTTGACGTCCTCTCCGGTGTTGTGAAGCTTACGAAACCTAAGGTCAATTTCATAACTCTCCGAAAAGGTGAAAGTGGCTTTATCCCTGCCAATGATTACCGGATTAGAGAAACCAAGCAAAATCCTTCCGAATTCTTCAGCATCGACAAAACACTTATTTTTAATAATGTGCCGCTGAATAAAGTGTTTTCAAATCTTGAAGAATGTTACCCAGTCCGCTTTCGTATTGATGAAGGAGTGAATACAAATTTGCGCTTTACGTCTCAGTTTAAAGACAACAGCATTAACGAAATTCTGAATGTAATTGGGCAAACCTACGGATTGAGGTATGAAAAATCGAATCATGAATATTATATTACCCTAAAAAAGTGA
- a CDS encoding cupin domain-containing protein: protein MSQIEKINLEEKFAKFSDHWSPKVIGQLNHQQVKVVKFQGDFVWHSHENEDELFMVINGSFTMELRDKTIEVHEGELIIIPRGVEHRPIAKEEVSILLFEPGTIVNTGEVRNQLTVEKPDHI from the coding sequence ATGTCTCAAATCGAAAAAATCAATTTAGAAGAAAAATTCGCCAAGTTTAGCGACCATTGGAGCCCAAAGGTAATCGGTCAACTTAATCACCAACAGGTGAAGGTGGTTAAATTCCAGGGAGATTTCGTGTGGCATAGCCATGAAAACGAAGATGAGCTTTTCATGGTCATCAACGGCTCGTTTACCATGGAGCTTCGGGATAAAACAATTGAGGTTCATGAAGGAGAACTGATTATCATCCCGCGTGGAGTTGAACACCGACCAATAGCAAAAGAAGAAGTCAGCATTCTGCTTTTCGAGCCCGGAACAATTGTCAATACCGGCGAAGTACGCAACCAGCTAACCGTGGAAAAACCCGACCACATATGA
- a CDS encoding class I SAM-dependent methyltransferase — protein sequence MSSTMWDQRYAAEEYVYGTSPNEFFRAALEKLTPGKLLLPAEGEGRNSVYAASQGWKVTAFDTSTEGRKKAMRLAEQQGVHIQYQLAGYNQVLMPEEHFDCVAMVYAHASAADRTQRHRRMLSFLKPGGTFILEGFSKEQIHNRTGGPRDIEMLFSEEELRNDFQELGELKTWKEEIELQEGPFHNGCANVIRLIGVK from the coding sequence ATGAGCAGTACGATGTGGGATCAGCGATATGCAGCTGAAGAATATGTTTATGGAACCAGCCCCAATGAGTTTTTCAGGGCAGCACTGGAAAAGCTAACCCCGGGAAAACTTTTATTGCCGGCTGAAGGTGAAGGAAGGAATTCGGTTTATGCCGCATCGCAGGGATGGAAAGTAACTGCATTCGACACCAGTACCGAAGGCCGGAAAAAGGCAATGCGGTTAGCCGAACAGCAGGGTGTTCATATTCAATACCAACTTGCCGGATACAACCAGGTTTTGATGCCCGAAGAGCATTTCGACTGCGTTGCCATGGTGTATGCCCACGCTTCAGCTGCTGACAGAACGCAAAGGCACAGACGAATGCTGAGTTTTCTGAAACCTGGTGGCACATTTATTCTGGAAGGTTTCTCGAAAGAACAGATTCATAACCGCACAGGTGGTCCGCGAGATATCGAGATGCTTTTTTCGGAAGAAGAATTGAGAAATGATTTTCAGGAATTAGGCGAATTGAAAACATGGAAAGAAGAAATCGAATTGCAGGAAGGGCCGTTCCATAACGGATGTGCCAATGTAATTCGGTTAATCGGTGTAAAATAA
- a CDS encoding RNA polymerase sigma-70 factor has translation MEATGTNWQTKSGFEILFKKHYSILCAYAYGFVTDYSLSEDIVQEVFFKLWTDKKRITIATSVKAYLYQMVRNTALNYLKHKNVIRHYEIANKDEINYVGESLDELLIGKELNAKIQAAIEKLPPERRKVFLLSRMDGLKYKEIAEKLEISIKTVENQMGKALSSLRTELAGESPLVLFALFYGAQPTIEKTLHSQKCE, from the coding sequence ATGGAAGCTACCGGTACTAATTGGCAAACAAAATCTGGTTTCGAAATATTGTTTAAAAAACACTATTCAATTCTGTGTGCCTATGCGTATGGTTTTGTAACGGACTACAGTCTGAGTGAGGATATTGTCCAGGAAGTGTTTTTCAAGTTGTGGACTGACAAAAAGAGAATTACCATAGCAACCTCCGTTAAGGCTTATCTGTATCAAATGGTACGTAATACGGCTCTTAATTATCTAAAACACAAAAACGTTATAAGACATTATGAAATAGCTAATAAAGATGAGATAAATTATGTTGGAGAGAGCCTGGATGAACTGCTGATCGGAAAAGAATTGAATGCTAAAATTCAAGCAGCGATTGAGAAATTACCGCCCGAACGCCGGAAAGTTTTTTTACTGAGCAGGATGGATGGATTGAAGTATAAGGAAATTGCTGAAAAGCTCGAAATATCGATAAAAACCGTCGAGAACCAAATGGGGAAAGCACTTTCCAGTTTAAGAACGGAACTGGCAGGAGAATCTCCGTTGGTTTTATTTGCCTTGTTTTACGGGGCGCAACCCACAATTGAAAAAACATTACATAGCCAAAAATGTGAATAA
- a CDS encoding tetratricopeptide repeat protein produces the protein MKKIQFKIALITLFLGLSGLLKAQEVDVAQLQRKAVSNDPVAQFTLATYYEAGHGVNRNAKAARYWYFKSAEAGYEKAEYRLSQLYQFGKLGLSQNIDSSRYWQKKAGYDGNLDAQKELFHHFDKVQPEQEAALYWMRRCAENGDSVYMYLLAKAYADKKFGEKDADAESYNWYLKSAEAGYRLAQTEMGNIYLMGIGRKKDFGQAMDWFKKAAEQNEHAALYNIGTMYEKGEGVEKNHRRAFSYYRKASENGDVVAKFYIGVNYVLGDVVRRNLKQAAKYFNEYYGESDDEFLKSEALRYWKRYKLDDFLSKNDERYIDLKKEKRADKPRKNSLF, from the coding sequence ATGAAAAAAATTCAGTTTAAAATAGCTCTCATCACTTTATTTCTGGGGTTAAGTGGCTTGCTAAAAGCTCAGGAAGTGGATGTTGCACAACTTCAGCGCAAGGCTGTTTCCAACGATCCGGTAGCACAATTTACACTGGCTACGTATTACGAAGCGGGGCATGGAGTAAATCGAAATGCGAAAGCAGCCCGGTATTGGTATTTCAAATCGGCGGAAGCCGGTTACGAAAAAGCGGAGTACCGGCTGAGCCAGTTGTACCAGTTCGGTAAACTTGGTCTTTCGCAAAATATCGACAGTTCAAGGTACTGGCAGAAGAAAGCCGGATACGATGGGAACCTGGATGCCCAGAAGGAGCTGTTTCATCATTTTGATAAAGTACAGCCGGAACAGGAAGCCGCTCTTTACTGGATGCGCAGATGTGCCGAGAACGGCGACAGCGTATACATGTACCTGTTGGCGAAAGCATACGCTGACAAAAAGTTTGGGGAAAAGGATGCGGATGCTGAATCGTATAACTGGTATCTGAAGTCGGCAGAAGCCGGGTACCGGTTGGCGCAGACCGAAATGGGAAATATATACCTGATGGGAATCGGCCGGAAAAAAGATTTCGGACAGGCGATGGACTGGTTCAAGAAGGCTGCGGAGCAAAACGAACATGCTGCCTTGTACAACATAGGTACAATGTATGAAAAAGGGGAGGGCGTAGAGAAGAATCATCGGCGGGCCTTTAGCTATTATAGAAAAGCCAGTGAAAATGGAGATGTAGTAGCCAAATTTTATATTGGTGTGAATTACGTGTTGGGTGACGTTGTCCGTCGGAACCTGAAGCAAGCAGCGAAATATTTCAATGAGTATTATGGGGAAAGTGATGATGAATTCCTCAAAAGTGAAGCGTTGAGATATTGGAAGCGATATAAACTGGATGACTTCCTGAGTAAGAATGATGAGCGTTACATCGATTTAAAAAAGGAAAAAAGGGCAGACAAACCACGAAAGAATTCGCTTTTTTAG
- a CDS encoding ferritin-like domain-containing protein, protein MGKRGIDILNLDVEKLIKTLNEALSEEWLAYYQYWIGARVIEGPMRSEVEPELMIHADQELNHAVMVADRIVQLGGTPVLNPAEWVKLSKCKYEEPTDPYIELVLNQNLDAERCAIQRYKDIADFTYGKDHTTYQMATTILNEELEHEQEIEDWLADLERMKQDFLKLRK, encoded by the coding sequence ATGGGAAAACGTGGAATTGACATCCTTAATCTGGATGTAGAAAAACTCATTAAAACATTAAATGAAGCATTAAGTGAAGAATGGCTGGCATATTATCAGTATTGGATTGGAGCCCGGGTGATAGAAGGTCCCATGCGTAGCGAGGTAGAACCGGAGCTGATGATTCATGCCGACCAGGAATTGAATCATGCTGTTATGGTGGCCGACCGTATTGTGCAATTAGGCGGAACACCGGTGCTGAACCCGGCGGAGTGGGTGAAGCTAAGCAAATGCAAATATGAAGAACCGACCGATCCGTATATCGAATTGGTGCTCAATCAGAACCTCGATGCTGAGCGTTGCGCCATTCAGCGGTATAAGGACATAGCCGATTTTACATACGGGAAGGACCATACAACCTATCAAATGGCCACCACGATTTTGAATGAAGAGTTGGAGCACGAGCAGGAGATTGAGGATTGGCTGGCCGATTTGGAAAGAATGAAACAAGATTTTCTCAAGTTACGTAAATAG
- a CDS encoding VOC family protein: MEQRISYITLGVRNLKESENFYSNLLGWKKTEESTGNIIFYKLNGLILALYPVEALASDAETVPGAKCFSNFTISYNTRTKAEVDDVIFKLEKHGVKVVREAETVFWGGYRGYVSDPNGFMIEIVYNPKAEMDEAGNIL; the protein is encoded by the coding sequence ATGGAACAAAGAATCTCGTATATAACGCTCGGCGTTAGAAATCTGAAAGAATCAGAGAATTTTTACAGCAATCTGCTGGGATGGAAGAAAACAGAAGAAAGTACCGGAAATATTATTTTTTATAAACTGAACGGCCTCATCCTGGCGTTGTACCCGGTTGAAGCACTGGCCAGCGATGCTGAGACGGTACCCGGTGCAAAATGTTTCAGTAATTTTACCATATCGTATAATACCCGCACAAAAGCCGAAGTTGACGATGTGATATTCAAACTCGAGAAGCACGGAGTCAAAGTAGTCAGGGAGGCCGAGACCGTTTTTTGGGGCGGCTACCGTGGGTACGTTAGTGATCCGAATGGATTCATGATCGAAATTGTATATAACCCCAAAGCTGAAATGGACGAAGCGGGAAATATTCTGTAA
- a CDS encoding sensor histidine kinase KdpD, with translation MDIFRRIHIHRFLASLFLMLIIAFSFGLDTSYGMLPTTAGGIVKSGSSVSEAPLSFLGLANLDRQQLYDTLIVVIFLLLFFILLTLWLHKQRRKLKAMNIVLAEQRSEQEMLLADKQKKQRELSHLNQVQNRILSIIGHDLRGPLSSMYEIFRAYATGDMKLDKQELDVFIEECYQQMGSVYFLAENLLFWAKNQHDGIESFPGNYSLHSMGEEAISLLQQVANAKDIKVELDIDRNARVHCDYNQISSVLRNLVSNSIKFTNRGGTIAVSSREIKDEHIVTVSDNGVGMEQDKLDLMLKQHMAYTTKGTDNESGTGLGISLISEFIEKNGGKLIGSSRPGHGTSFSFSLPIATTENVDEVELPNEG, from the coding sequence ATGGACATTTTCAGGCGCATTCATATCCACCGGTTTTTGGCATCGCTTTTTTTGATGTTGATAATTGCGTTCAGCTTTGGTTTGGACACAAGTTATGGCATGTTACCCACGACTGCCGGAGGTATTGTAAAATCCGGCTCATCGGTCAGTGAGGCGCCTTTAAGTTTTCTTGGTCTTGCGAATCTTGACAGACAGCAGCTATACGACACGTTGATTGTCGTTATTTTCCTGCTTCTGTTTTTCATTCTGCTTACGCTATGGTTGCATAAACAGCGGCGTAAGCTGAAGGCGATGAACATTGTTCTAGCGGAACAGCGTTCGGAACAGGAAATGTTACTGGCTGATAAGCAGAAAAAACAACGTGAATTGAGCCATTTGAACCAGGTTCAGAACCGGATTCTTTCCATCATTGGTCACGATTTACGAGGGCCGTTGTCCAGCATGTACGAAATCTTTCGAGCCTATGCCACCGGTGACATGAAGCTCGACAAACAGGAGTTGGACGTTTTCATCGAGGAGTGTTACCAGCAAATGGGATCGGTGTATTTTCTGGCAGAGAATTTACTCTTCTGGGCAAAGAATCAGCATGATGGGATTGAGTCGTTTCCGGGGAATTATTCATTGCATAGCATGGGAGAAGAAGCCATTAGTTTGCTGCAGCAGGTTGCGAATGCAAAAGATATCAAAGTTGAATTGGATATCGACAGGAATGCCCGCGTGCATTGCGATTACAATCAGATTAGTTCTGTTTTGCGAAATCTTGTCAGCAACTCTATCAAATTTACGAACCGCGGTGGAACCATAGCTGTATCCAGTCGCGAAATAAAAGATGAGCATATCGTAACGGTCAGCGACAATGGTGTGGGGATGGAGCAGGACAAGCTCGATTTGATGCTCAAACAGCACATGGCATACACAACAAAAGGCACCGATAACGAATCAGGAACTGGTCTGGGTATTAGTCTGATATCGGAGTTCATTGAAAAAAACGGAGGAAAATTAATAGGTTCAAGTCGTCCCGGTCACGGAACTTCTTTTTCCTTTTCGTTACCCATTGCTACCACAGAGAATGTCGATGAAGTCGAACTTCCCAACGAGGGGTAA
- a CDS encoding M3 family metallopeptidase: MKRKTLILLASAVFLLSCSANKQPVQRVNPFFKTFDTPFQVPPFEQITNADYLPAFKKGMEEQNAEIDLIVNNSEAPTFANTIEAFEYSGQLLNKVANVFFNVKGANTNDSIQAIAKEVAPLLSQHGDAINLNEKLFARIKSVYGQKDELDLSPEQKKLLEETYKGFVRGGANLEREQKEQLKKINEELSLLSLQFGENLLAETNNFQLVIDNQDDLAGLPESVISAAAEEANAAGMDGKWVFTLQKPSWIPFLTYSERRDLREKLYKAMYNRGNNDNEHDNKAIINKMVNLRLQKANLMGYDNWSAFLLDDRMAKKPENVYTLLEKVWTPALKRAEEERADMQAMINKEGDDFKLQSWDWWYYSEKVRKAKYNLDEEQLRPYFELNNVREGAFAVANKLYGLTFTELTDMPLYHTDCKVFEVKDRDNSEIGVLYMDFYPRASKRGGAWMTSYRKQHFNEEGKDVRPVISIVTNFSKPTGDKPALLTYDEVETLFHEFGHALHGLLSHSHYNSLSGTAVARDFVELPSQVMEHWAPQPEVLKMYARHYKTGEVIPQELVDKLVKAGKFNQGFATVEYLAASFLDMDYHTITEPQDIDVNSFQTKSMNKIGLIGEIIPRYKSTYFAHIFSGGYSSGYYSYIWAEVLDADAFEAYKEAGNIFDQTVATAFRTQILERGGTDEAMNLYVNFRGKEPGIEPLLKNRGLLD; encoded by the coding sequence GTGAAACGTAAAACGCTAATTCTGCTTGCGTCAGCAGTATTCCTGTTGTCGTGCTCAGCAAACAAACAACCCGTGCAGCGAGTGAATCCATTTTTCAAAACATTCGATACGCCTTTCCAGGTTCCTCCTTTCGAGCAGATTACCAATGCCGATTATCTGCCTGCTTTCAAAAAAGGAATGGAAGAGCAAAATGCCGAGATAGATTTGATTGTCAACAATTCTGAAGCACCAACTTTTGCCAACACCATCGAGGCATTTGAATACAGCGGCCAGCTATTGAACAAAGTTGCCAATGTATTTTTCAATGTGAAGGGCGCGAACACCAACGATTCGATTCAGGCAATTGCCAAAGAAGTCGCTCCGTTGCTCTCACAACACGGCGATGCAATCAACCTGAACGAAAAGCTTTTTGCCCGCATCAAGAGTGTTTACGGCCAGAAAGATGAACTCGATTTGTCGCCGGAACAGAAGAAACTTCTAGAAGAAACATACAAAGGTTTTGTCAGAGGCGGTGCCAACCTGGAACGCGAACAGAAAGAGCAGCTGAAGAAAATCAATGAGGAATTGTCACTCCTTTCGCTGCAGTTCGGTGAAAACCTGCTGGCTGAAACAAACAACTTCCAACTGGTCATCGACAACCAGGACGACCTGGCCGGATTACCGGAATCGGTTATTTCCGCTGCAGCGGAAGAAGCTAATGCAGCCGGCATGGATGGTAAGTGGGTATTTACCCTACAGAAGCCGAGTTGGATACCTTTCCTCACCTATTCAGAGCGTCGTGATTTGCGCGAAAAATTGTACAAAGCCATGTACAACCGCGGAAACAATGACAACGAGCACGACAACAAGGCCATCATCAATAAAATGGTGAATCTGCGCCTGCAGAAAGCGAACCTGATGGGCTACGACAACTGGTCGGCCTTTTTGTTGGACGACCGCATGGCTAAGAAACCGGAGAATGTTTATACTTTGCTCGAAAAAGTATGGACACCGGCACTGAAACGCGCTGAAGAAGAACGTGCCGATATGCAGGCCATGATCAACAAAGAAGGTGACGATTTCAAGCTGCAGAGTTGGGATTGGTGGTATTACTCCGAAAAAGTAAGAAAAGCCAAATACAACCTGGATGAAGAGCAGTTGCGTCCCTATTTCGAACTGAATAATGTTCGTGAAGGAGCTTTCGCGGTAGCAAACAAGCTGTATGGTCTGACATTTACCGAGCTTACCGACATGCCGCTTTATCATACTGATTGCAAGGTATTCGAAGTAAAAGACAGAGACAATTCTGAAATTGGCGTTCTCTATATGGATTTCTATCCGCGTGCTTCCAAACGCGGTGGTGCCTGGATGACCAGCTACCGGAAACAACACTTTAACGAGGAAGGTAAAGACGTTCGTCCGGTTATCTCGATTGTTACCAACTTCTCGAAACCAACGGGTGATAAGCCGGCATTGTTGACTTACGATGAGGTTGAGACGCTTTTCCACGAATTTGGTCACGCTTTGCACGGACTCTTGTCACATTCACATTACAATTCGTTGTCCGGAACAGCCGTTGCACGCGATTTCGTTGAACTTCCATCGCAGGTTATGGAGCATTGGGCACCGCAACCCGAAGTGCTGAAGATGTATGCCCGTCATTACAAAACCGGAGAAGTGATTCCGCAGGAACTGGTTGACAAACTGGTGAAAGCCGGTAAATTCAACCAGGGATTTGCTACGGTTGAGTACCTGGCTGCTTCTTTCCTCGACATGGATTATCATACCATTACGGAGCCACAGGATATTGATGTCAATAGTTTCCAGACGAAGTCGATGAATAAAATTGGTTTGATTGGTGAAATCATTCCGCGTTATAAGTCAACGTACTTCGCTCACATTTTCTCAGGCGGATATTCAAGCGGCTACTACAGCTACATCTGGGCCGAAGTGCTCGATGCAGACGCTTTTGAAGCATACAAAGAGGCTGGTAACATTTTTGACCAGACAGTTGCGACTGCCTTCCGCACACAAATTCTCGAACGTGGAGGAACGGACGAAGCGATGAATCTCTACGTCAACTTCCGTGGAAAAGAACCGGGAATTGAACCGCTGCTGAAGAACCGGGGATTACTCGATTAA